The stretch of DNA CCGATATGGCGCCTTTCCGCTTCATTCAATGGATTAGTGAGGGTCGTCCCCTGCGGCTGTTTGGCGACGGCTCGCAATCGCGTGATTTCACCTACGTGGACGACATCGCCCGCGGCACGTTGCTGGGCCTGAAGCCCCTGGGCTATGAAGTCATCAACCTGGGCAGCGACCGGCCCTACACGGTCAAAGAACTCATTGCCCTCATCGAGCGTGCCGTGGGGCGCAAAGCAGATATTGTGCACGAGCCGCGTCACCCAGCCGATGTGGAAACCACATGGGCAAGCATCGAAAAAGCCCGCCGCTTGTTGGGATGGGAGCCCGCGGTAGCGCTGCCGGAAGGCATCCGCCGCACGGTGGCGTGGTATCAGGCCGAGCGGGCGTGGGCTGCGCAAATTCCAACGGGAGCATGAAGTGGCAACATTGCTGTTTCGGCGCTGGCGAGATAGGTTGAACGAGGAAAACCCTGTGTGGAAGGCCGTTGCGGCTTTGGGCATGGTTGTTTTTGCTGCTGTGGCTTTCCATTTCGCTCACCATCAGCAGCCGGTGCTGGATGAGGGAACTTACCTCTACAAGGGGCTGCTTTTTGCGCAGGGCGTCTATCGGCCCTTCCAGCCCGACGGCCCCTGGACCAACCACATGCCGCTTTCGTTCCTGATTCCCGGCAAGGTGCAGCAATGGTTCGGGCCGGGGCTGGATGTGGGGCGCTATTTTTCGATTGTGGCCGCGGTGGTGATGTTGCTGGGGTTGTGGTTGCTGGTGCGGCGTTTGAGCGATCGGCGCTGGGCGGCTGCCGCCGTGTGGGCTTTTGCCGCCATGCCTGCGGCAGCGAAAATTTATAGCCTGGCCGTTTCCCAGGCCTTGGTGGCGGCCATGTTGGTGTGGGTGGTGGCGCTGCTTGCCGATGAGCGCCCTGCCAAATGGCAACTGGCGCTGAGCGGCTTGCTGGCCGGACTGATGGTGATGACGCGCCTCAACATGGTGATTGCCTGGACGCTGATTGGGCTTTTTGTGACGTGGGCGTGGCCGCGCCGCAGCCTGTGGTTTTGGGGGGCTTCCCTGGTTGTTGTGCTTGGCCTGCATGCGGTGTATTGGCCGCGCATAGTCTGGTTGTGGGCGCGCTGGCTGCCATCGGTGGTGCATTTGCCATCTCAATTCGGCGTAGACCTCAGCCATGCGCCGCGGGCTGCGGTGGTCTCGGTGAGCGTATGGCAACGGTTGGCGGCGTTGACCAATGCGTTCTTGGCCTGGCCGCTGGCCTGGGCGGGCCTTTTCGCCGGCATGGCTGCCTGGACGGCCACACGGCCGTCACCCCGGCCTTCCTCTCGACGCGCCCTGGGGGCCGGCATTGTGCTGGTCTGGGCACTCGCACTGCTCCACGCCTGGGCTTCGGTGGGAAAATCTTATTGCGTGGACTGTTTCACGCCTTACAGCGGCTTTTATGCACCGTTGATGGTCGCTGTGGGGGCGGTGGGGTTGCACCAGGTGTGGGAAAACCCACCACAGCGGCGTGTGACGCAAGCGTTGGCGGCTTTGCTTTTCGCGGTCCTGGCAGCCAGCAATTTTCCTGCCTTGCTGAATGGGCTTTCGCACACTTTCCGGCGCATTGGCTTCCATGCCGGTGAGGTTTTCTTGCGGCGGATCATCGCCTGGCCGCATTTCCACGTGTTTCCCCAATTGTCCATGAGCGAGGCGGGGCGGGTGTTCTGGACGCTTGTGTTGCTTGTGGGCTTCCCCGGGGCGGCCTGGCTGGTGGGGCGATGGCATTTTGCTCCCCAGCGCGCCTGGCTCGTGGGGTTGGCTGCGTTGGCGTTGCTCTCTCCCCTCCCTTTGTTGAGCGGCGCGTGGCGGCCTTACGACTGCGCCCCCGATGTGCTCGCCGTTCACCGCCAGGCGGCTGAGGCCCTTGCTCGCGCGATCCCGCCCGGCGCCACGGTTTATTGGGATGCTTATCCCCCCACCGTGCTGCTCCGCACGCGCGAGATCAAGGTGTTTCCCCAACAACTCAATGACCATTACAACTTCCGGCAGGGTGGTGACCCGCAAACGCTGGCTTCCTGGGGCTACTGGAACCCGGCGCTGGCGCAGCAGTGGCTTGCCCAGGCCGATGTGGTGATTACGGATGAGCATGTTTTGCTCGATGGCCCGCTGCCCCCTTTTGAGGCTGCCGGTTTTGCCATTCGCCAGGAGATCTCGCTGGTGCCGGAATGTTTGGGGCGGCAGGGCAAACTGGAAATCATGACGAGGAGACAACCGTGAAACTCTCGGTGGTGATCCCGGTTTACAACGAACGCGAAAACCTGCCGCTGCTGGCGCAGGCGCTCCAGGAAGCCCTGGCCGATTGCCGCTATCCGTGGGAAGCCGTGCTGGTGGACGACGGCAGCACCGACGGCAGTGTGGAAGTGCTGGAACGACTGGCAGAAGCGGATGCGGAGCACATCCGTGTCGTCTTTTTGCGGCGGAATTTTGGCCAGACGGCGGCCATTGCTGCGGGCATTGACCATGCCATCGGCGACATCGTTGTGCTGATGGACGCCGACTTGCAGAACGACCCGCGCGACATTCCGCTGCTGGTGGCCAAACTGGAAGAAGGCTACGACGTCGTCAGCGGCTGGCGCAAAGACCGCCAGGACGCTTTTCTCACCCGGGTGCTGCCTTCCCGCACGGCCAATGCCCTGATTTCCTGGGTCACGGGCGTGCACCTGCACGATTACGGCTGCACGCTGAAGGCTTACCGCCGCGAAGTGCTGGAAGGCTTCCGGCTCTACGGCGAAATGCACCGCTTCATCCCGGCCTACGCGGCCTCGGTGGGGGCGCGCATCACCGAAATGCCGGTGCGCCACCACCCCCGCAAGTTCGGCCGCTCCAAATACGGCCTGATGCGCACCCTGAAAGTGATCCTGGACCTGTTCACCGTCAAGTTCCTGCTGAGTTATTTCCACAAGCCGATTTACCTGTTCGGCGGCCTGGGGCTGGCGCTGGTATTGCCCAGCACCCTCTTGCTGGTGTTCCTCATCATCCGCCGCATTTTCTGGGGCGTGGCGCTGTTCACCTCACCGCTTTTCCAACTCAGCCTGATGTTCATCATTTTGGGCTTCCAGTCCATTCTGATGGGGCTGATTGCCGAACTGCTGGTGCGCACCTACCACGAAGCCCAGGGGAAGCCGACCTATACCGTGCGGCGGGTGCTGAACCCGGCAGCCAAAGCAGAGCAGTAATGCGCATTCTCGTTTTCGTACACGAATACCCGCCGGTGGGCGGCGGCGGCGGCAAGGTGGCGCAGGAAGTCGCCCGCGGGCTGGCGGCACGCGGGCATGAAGTGCGCGTGCTCACGGCCCACCACGCCGGCCTGCCTCGCCGCGAAACCGATGGCGGGGTAGAAGTCTTCCGCCTGCGCTCGTGCCGCCGCGAGGCCTACCGCGCCGACCTGCGGGCGATGGGCTGTTATGTGGCCGCAGCCGCTCTCGCTGGCTGGCGCATGGCGCGCCGCTGGAAGCCCGACGTCCTCCACGCCCACTTTGCCGTGCCTGCAGGGGCAGCCGCGCGGGCCGTGGCACGGCTGACAGGAACGCCCTACGTGCTCACCGCGCACCTGGGCGACGTGCCGGGCGGCGCACCGGAAAAGACCGGGCGCTGGTTCCGGTGGATTTTCCCCTTCACCCGCCCCATCTGGCGCGGTGCGGCGCAAATCACCGCCGTTAGCGCCTTCACCCGCCGCCTGGCGCAGGCGCATTACCCCGTGAACATCCGGGTCATCCCCAACGGGGTGGACGTGGAAGCCCTGCGGCCGCGGGCCTTTCGCCTGCACCGGCCGCCGCACATCCTCTTTGCCGGGCGTTTCATGCCGCAGAAAAACCCTCTTCAAATTGTGCGTACCCTGGCGCGCCTGCGCGACCTTCCCTGGCGCTGCACGATGTTGGGCGATGGCCCCCTGCGGGCCGAGATGGAAGCCGCCGTGCGCGCCGAGGGGCTGGAGGGGCGCGTTGCCTTCCCCGGCTGGGTCACGCCAGAAGAGGTGCTGGCGTGGTTCGACGAGGGCGACATCCTCTTCATGCCTTCCCGCAGCGAGGGGCTACCGGTGGTAGGGGTGCAGGCGCTTGCCAAGGGGCTGGCCATCGTCGCCGGGAAGGTGGGCGGTTTCCTGGACGTGGTGGCTGAGGGAGAAAACGGCTTCCTGATTCCGCCGGAAGATACCGCAGCCGCGGCGGAGGCCCTGCGCGCCCTGCTCACCGAGCCGGAGCGCCTGCGTGCCTTCCGGGAAGCCAGCCTGCGCCGCGCCCGCCGCTTCGACCTGCAAGTCGTGGTGGCTGCCTACGAAGAAGTTTTGATCCAAGCCAGTGCTTTGTGAGGGATGCCGTGCAGTTGATGTTCAATTTCCATGACATTGTTGCCTTTCAACTGGAAACCGACGACGCGGAAGCCGCCGCGTTTTTCCGGGCCGAATATGGGGTGTATGTGAGTACAGACCTGCCTGCACACATACCGGTGGTGCAATTGCGCTTTCGGCGCGGCGTGAGGCACAAAGCACCGGCAAATTGGGTGCGCCACACCCACAAGGTGCTTGCCCGCTGGGCTTACCGCATTCACCTCGGCGATGACCAGGCGGTGATCGAAGCCGTGGGCAACCGTTGGGCTATTCCCATGATCCACCACATGCTGGTGCACCCCTCCCTGCGTTACCTGGCCGCACGGCGCGGTGTACTGATGCTCCACGCAGGTGCCGTGGCAGGCAGCGGGCACAGTGTGCTCTTCACCGGTCACGGTGGTGTGGGGAAGACCACCACGGTTTCGGTCCTGCTGGTGCATGGGGGCAAGGACATTGGCCTGCACGCCGACGATTACGTCTTCGTGACCTCTGAGGGCGCCACCTACTCGTATCTGACCCGCTCGCACCTGTACTGGCCGCTGCTTTCGTGGGTGCCCGAACTGCGCAAGCGACTTCGCGCGGTGGAGAAAATGCGGTTGTGGGTATTGGGGAACATCCGCCGCTGGAGCCATGACCGCATCAAGTGGCCTGTGCGGGTGGAACAGGAAAAACTCTGGCCCGGCAAGCCCAAAATGCGGCGGGCCAAACTGTCGGCGCTGGTATGGCTGGGACGCGCCGAAGGTGAACGGGCCGCGCTGCAGCAGTTTTCCCCCGCGCCGGAAGACATTGCCGCCTTGCTGGAAATGAACTTCCACGAAGCGCGCCATTTCCTGGCCCTGCTGCAGGCCCAGGACGAAACCTACGCGTCACAGATCGCCGCCTGGCGCGCACGGGAAAAGGAACTGTTGGAAAGGCTTGTCACGCACGTGCCTTCTTATCGCCTGACCATCCCCCGCGAGGGCAAAGACACCTCCTTTCTGCCCGATTTGCTCCGGCTGGTGGGCCAATGAAATCACGCCGCTGGTTTTGGGTAAAAGCCGCCGGAACGCTCGTGGCGCTGCTTTTGCTGGCTTGGCTGCTGGCACAGCAAGATTGGGCCGCGCTGCTCAGGGCCTTGCGGCGGCTTTCCCCACAAGTGCTGGTGGCAGCGTTGGGGCTGTATTGGCTTGGCCTGCTGGTGAACGCGTGGCGCTGGCACACACTGTTGCGCGGCGTGGACATTCCCGTGCCTTTTTGGAAAGCAGTACGCCTGACCCTCGCGGGGTCTTTCGCTTCCAACTTCCTGCCTTCCACCATCGGCGGCGATGCCTTGCGGGTCACCGGCATTCTGGACGTCACCGACACCCGCACGGCGCTGGCCTCGGTAGTGGTCGACCGGCTGGTCAACGTGACGGCAATGTACAGTTTTCTGCCGCTCACCTGGGAAACTTTCGGTACGCTGCTTCCCACCTTAGGGCAGGAAGGCGGCCGGGTGGTGGCTGGCGCGGGGGCTTTTCCCCGGAAGATATGGGCCTGGGTGCAGCGTTTCATGCAGGATTTGGGCGCCTGGGCGCGGGCGCCGCGCACGTTGCTGGCCGGGCTGGCGATCTCATGGCTTTCGCTTTTGCTCCCCTTCACAGCCGCGTGGCTTCTGGCGCGGGCGTTGGGCATTCCCGTAGCCTGGTATGAAGTGGCCGGCGCCACGGTGATTTCCTACACCGCGGCCCTGCTGCCGGTTTCCCTGAACGGCTACGGCGTGCGGGAAGTTACCATTGTTGGGCTCTACACGCTGTTGGGTGCAACCGTGGGGCAGGCGGTGACTTTAGCCCTGGTGACGCGCTTCCTGATGATGCTTTCCACCGTCAGCGGCGCGCCGTGGGTGAGCGAAGCAGTGCCTGAAAAGCATCCTCCTGAAAGCGGTGGAGGCCGGTAGGGGGCTTTCCAAAAGCAGCACTTACTTTTTGCGAGAAGTGGAGGGCGTTTTGTTTTGTGCCCCAAACTCCCCGGCGCCCCGCGCGGTAAATAAGGAAGGGCACCGGGCTTGCGGTATAATAAAGCGCTATTCTGAACCCGTCAAGGAGGTGCATCTGTGCCCACAGCACTTGTCACCGGTATCACTGGCCAGGATGGTTCTTACCTGGCCGAATTCCTGCTCGAAAAAGGCTATAAGGTCATCGGCCTGGTGCGGCGCACCAGCCGTTTGACTTACGACCGCATTCAACACCTCG from Chloroflexota bacterium encodes:
- a CDS encoding glycosyltransferase — its product is MKLSVVIPVYNERENLPLLAQALQEALADCRYPWEAVLVDDGSTDGSVEVLERLAEADAEHIRVVFLRRNFGQTAAIAAGIDHAIGDIVVLMDADLQNDPRDIPLLVAKLEEGYDVVSGWRKDRQDAFLTRVLPSRTANALISWVTGVHLHDYGCTLKAYRREVLEGFRLYGEMHRFIPAYAASVGARITEMPVRHHPRKFGRSKYGLMRTLKVILDLFTVKFLLSYFHKPIYLFGGLGLALVLPSTLLLVFLIIRRIFWGVALFTSPLFQLSLMFIILGFQSILMGLIAELLVRTYHEAQGKPTYTVRRVLNPAAKAEQ
- a CDS encoding glycosyltransferase family 1 protein yields the protein MRILVFVHEYPPVGGGGGKVAQEVARGLAARGHEVRVLTAHHAGLPRRETDGGVEVFRLRSCRREAYRADLRAMGCYVAAAALAGWRMARRWKPDVLHAHFAVPAGAAARAVARLTGTPYVLTAHLGDVPGGAPEKTGRWFRWIFPFTRPIWRGAAQITAVSAFTRRLAQAHYPVNIRVIPNGVDVEALRPRAFRLHRPPHILFAGRFMPQKNPLQIVRTLARLRDLPWRCTMLGDGPLRAEMEAAVRAEGLEGRVAFPGWVTPEEVLAWFDEGDILFMPSRSEGLPVVGVQALAKGLAIVAGKVGGFLDVVAEGENGFLIPPEDTAAAAEALRALLTEPERLRAFREASLRRARRFDLQVVVAAYEEVLIQASAL
- a CDS encoding flippase-like domain-containing protein translates to MKSRRWFWVKAAGTLVALLLLAWLLAQQDWAALLRALRRLSPQVLVAALGLYWLGLLVNAWRWHTLLRGVDIPVPFWKAVRLTLAGSFASNFLPSTIGGDALRVTGILDVTDTRTALASVVVDRLVNVTAMYSFLPLTWETFGTLLPTLGQEGGRVVAGAGAFPRKIWAWVQRFMQDLGAWARAPRTLLAGLAISWLSLLLPFTAAWLLARALGIPVAWYEVAGATVISYTAALLPVSLNGYGVREVTIVGLYTLLGATVGQAVTLALVTRFLMMLSTVSGAPWVSEAVPEKHPPESGGGR